TAATGTTGATATAAGCAGCCTAACGGGCTGTTTTTTTTATACAGAAATTTTAAATTAAAGAAAAAGAATATATATTTTAAGGGGGAAAACATGAAAGTAAGAGTAGAAAAAGCAGAACATTTAAAGGCAAAACCAGATCAAAATAATCTTGGATTTGGAAAACATTTTACTGATTATATGTTTGTTATGGATTATGATGAAGGACAAGGTTGGCATGATGCAAGGGTAGTCCCATTTGGACCAATTGCTATGAGTCCAGCCTCTATGGTTCTCCATTATGCACAGGAAACATTTGAGGGTTTAAAAGCATATCGAGCACCAGATAATCGTATTCTTTTATTCCGTCCAGAAATGAATGCGAAAAGAATGATAAATTCTAATAGAAGACTTTGTATGGCAGAGATTCCTGAAGAAATGTTTGTTGAAGCAATAGAAACTATTGTGGCTCATGAAAAGGAATGGATACCTCATTTAGAAGGAACATCTTTATATATTCGTCCTTTTATGTTTGCTACTGAAGTCGCTGTGGGAGTGCATCCTGCGATTTCATATAAGTTTATTATTATTCTTTCTCCAGTAGGGAATTATTATCCAGAAGGAGTAAATCCTATAAAAATATATGTAGAAGATGAATATGTTCGTGCAACAAAAGGAGGGACAGGATTTACAAAATGTGGAGGAAATTATGCTTCTAGTATTGTAGCTCAGGAAAAAGCAAGAAAACTTGGATATACTCAGGTGTTGTGGTTAGATGGAGTAGAAAGAAAATATGTAGAAGAAGTTGGAACTATGAATGTAATGTTTAAAGTAAATAATGAAATCTACACTGCTCCTATTGATGGAACAGTTCTTCCAGGAGTAACTCGTGATTCATGCATAACTCTTTTAAAAGAATGGGGATACAAAGTTCATGAAGAACATTTTACTATTGATTTTTTGATGGAAGCAGCAAGAGAAGGAAAATTAGAAGAAGCTTTTGGAACAGGAACAGCAGCTGTTATCTCCCCAGTAGGAGAATTAAATTATAAAGGAGAAATAGCTATAATTAATGATTTTAAAACTGGAGAACTTACTCAAAAACTTTATGATACACTGACAAATATTCAATGGGGAAAAACAGAGGATAAATTCAACTGGGTTTATGAAGTAAAAAGATAAAGAAGGAGCACATTATGACAACAGGGGAATATTTTAATAAAATAGCAGAGCAGTACAATGGAACATTTGATATATATAGAAATAAAGAAATAAATGGAGAAAAATATCTAGCATATGGATATTTCTATTCTCATTCTGAAAAATATGTTTTAGTGAAAGAGGTACAGCTTTGGGAAGCTAAGAGTTATGAACATATTATCTTTATGGACATCTCTGAAATGACTATAAATGATTTTAAAAAAATTGATGAATTAATAAAAGAATATATGGAACCATTTTTAGTGAGGAAAGGGAAAAAATATCCAGAGAAAAATCATATGTATAGTTTTCTAACTGTTGTTGCATTTGCTTCTAAAAGAATTCCAGATGATATAAAAACCAAAATAAGAAAATATAGATTTGAGAAGAATTATCTTTTTTCCATAAGAGGATACAGTTCTAGTAGGATAGTAGTTATAGATATAGAAAATATGGAGATAATAACAAATAAAGCAGGAAAATCTTTAAATAAGCTATATAAAAGTTTTTTGAGTAAAAATAATATATTAAATTAGGAGGAAGATTTATGAGTGGAGTAATGATTTTACTATTTTCAATTTTATGTTTTTTTATTGCATATGTAACCTATGGTTCATGGTTAGCAAAACAGTGGGATGTAGATCCTTCAAGAAAAACACCTTCACATGAACTTAATGATGGAATCGATTACATACCAGCAAAAGCGCCAGTTTTATTAGGACATCATTTTGCATCGATAGCAGGGGCAGGACCAATCAATGGACCTA
Above is a window of Fusobacterium sp. DNA encoding:
- a CDS encoding branched-chain amino acid aminotransferase, which encodes MKVRVEKAEHLKAKPDQNNLGFGKHFTDYMFVMDYDEGQGWHDARVVPFGPIAMSPASMVLHYAQETFEGLKAYRAPDNRILLFRPEMNAKRMINSNRRLCMAEIPEEMFVEAIETIVAHEKEWIPHLEGTSLYIRPFMFATEVAVGVHPAISYKFIIILSPVGNYYPEGVNPIKIYVEDEYVRATKGGTGFTKCGGNYASSIVAQEKARKLGYTQVLWLDGVERKYVEEVGTMNVMFKVNNEIYTAPIDGTVLPGVTRDSCITLLKEWGYKVHEEHFTIDFLMEAAREGKLEEAFGTGTAAVISPVGELNYKGEIAIINDFKTGELTQKLYDTLTNIQWGKTEDKFNWVYEVKR